The Nothobranchius furzeri strain GRZ-AD chromosome 8, NfurGRZ-RIMD1, whole genome shotgun sequence genome includes a region encoding these proteins:
- the rangrf gene encoding ran guanine nucleotide release factor isoform X2, whose protein sequence is MQSTVGGGCASLQARPLFGGALSAVIPPLATDISELREIPDNQEVFAHPHTDQSLIVELVEYQAQVTDQNAARYHFEDIAGCNKALEPGAFEVSGLVALPKPELALAECSCAWMLTGTQRVSKFNEESIRPDSSSASAVETHMWTLQDFRSLLQTLTLHDPGLFG, encoded by the exons ATGCAGAGCACAGTCGGAGGAGGCTGTGCTTCTCTGCAGGCTCGCCCTCTGTTTGGGGGAGCGCTGTCAGCGGTCATACCTCCTCTAGCCACGGACATCAGCGAGCTGAGGGAGATTCCTGACAACCAGGAGGTGTTCGCCCACCCCCACACGGACCAGAGCCTGATCGTGGAGTTAGTGGAGTACCAGGCTCAGGTGACCGATCAGAATGCAGCCAGGTACCACTTTGAGGACATAGCGGGCTGCAACAAAGCTTTGGAGCCCGGTGCGTTTGAAGTGTCCGGTCTGGTGGCCCTACCTAAACCCGAGCTGGCCCTGGCAGAGTGCAGTTGTGCTTGGATGCTAACAGGGACACAGCGTGTATCAAAGTTCAACGAAGAG AGCATCCGCCCTGACAGCAGCAGCGCCTCTGCTGTGGAGACGCACATGTGGACTCTGCAGGACTTCCGGAGCCTTCTACAGACGCTGACTCTGCACGACCCTGGTCTGTTCGGCTAG
- the rangrf gene encoding ran guanine nucleotide release factor isoform X1, which translates to MQSTVGGGCASLQARPLFGGALSAVIPPLATDISELREIPDNQEVFAHPHTDQSLIVELVEYQAQVTDQNAARYHFEDIAGCNKALEPGAFEVSGLVALPKPELALAECSCAWMLTGTQRVSKFNEEARNTVTIHLGVFRLPQFSTEVLITFNDPQSIRPDSSSASAVETHMWTLQDFRSLLQTLTLHDPGLFG; encoded by the coding sequence ATGCAGAGCACAGTCGGAGGAGGCTGTGCTTCTCTGCAGGCTCGCCCTCTGTTTGGGGGAGCGCTGTCAGCGGTCATACCTCCTCTAGCCACGGACATCAGCGAGCTGAGGGAGATTCCTGACAACCAGGAGGTGTTCGCCCACCCCCACACGGACCAGAGCCTGATCGTGGAGTTAGTGGAGTACCAGGCTCAGGTGACCGATCAGAATGCAGCCAGGTACCACTTTGAGGACATAGCGGGCTGCAACAAAGCTTTGGAGCCCGGTGCGTTTGAAGTGTCCGGTCTGGTGGCCCTACCTAAACCCGAGCTGGCCCTGGCAGAGTGCAGTTGTGCTTGGATGCTAACAGGGACACAGCGTGTATCAAAGTTCAACGAAGAGGCGAGGAATACAGTGACCATTCATTTGGGTGTGTTCCGTCTGCCGCAGTTCTCCACAGAGGTTCTGATTACTTTTAATGACCCACAGAGCATCCGCCCTGACAGCAGCAGCGCCTCTGCTGTGGAGACGCACATGTGGACTCTGCAGGACTTCCGGAGCCTTCTACAGACGCTGACTCTGCACGACCCTGGTCTGTTCGGCTAG